In Xiphophorus maculatus strain JP 163 A chromosome 2, X_maculatus-5.0-male, whole genome shotgun sequence, one genomic interval encodes:
- the LOC106700092 gene encoding acyl-coenzyme A thioesterase 4-like isoform X2 produces MDEKRCCVTLSVQPSRGLVDEKFVILVQNSFPSSLLTIYAHHQCEDGYSWHAFAHYTSDATGAVNVSEDCSTGGTYSGVEAMGLLWSLKPVPGSKPGLRMRKKNVQAPMVVTISVYSGHLTEGFEDQVPLAGVEVERWYMAPGVRRIPVTEDGLTATLFLPSGPGPFPGLLDLWGGGGQLVEYRAALLASHGIASMAIDYLTCKYTMETGKIVEQDYFEMAYKFLQKHPKVLGSRIAMLGLSLGTSVILKMAVHSQIMKLSCAVCVSGSHVQPMDGFLKEMVDRYKNWGSDRFTKDNKVVWRDLLLPIPTDLSLKVDVGKLQCPLMLIVGEDDQNWCPHESAMDMKGMMERAGNNHLLTLLSYPNAGHLIEPPYMPHTRGWFCGEDRPWNILGLRRTPGGNCWSF; encoded by the exons ATGGATGAGAAACGTTGTTGTGTGACGCTGTCAGTCCAGCCCTCCAGAGGACTTGTGGATGAGAAATTTGTTATACTGGTCCAGAACAGCTTTCCCAGTTCCCTGTTGACCATCTACGCCCACCATCAGTGTGAAGACGGCTACAGCTGGCACGCATTCGCCCACTACACTTCTGATGCCACTGGTGCTGTGAACG tttcGGAAGATTGCAGTACAGGTGGGACTTACTCCGGTGTTGAAGCTATGGGTCTACTATGGAGCCTCAAGCCAGTTCCAGGCAGCAAACCAGGACTCAG GATGAGGAAGAAGAATGTCCAGGCCCCCATGGTGGTCACCATATCTGTCTACAGCGGTCACCTGACAGAGGGCTTTGAGGATCAGGTCCCGCTGGCTGGTGTAGAAGTGGAGCGGTGGTACATGGCTCCTGGTGTCCGGAGGATCCCAGTCACAGAGGATGGACTCACTGCAACCCTCTTCCTGCCTTCAG GACCTGGACCTTTTCCTGGTCTCCTGGACCTGTGGGGCGGTGGAGGTCAGTTGGTGGAATACCGTGCAGCTTTGCTGGCCTCACATGGCATTGCCTCAATGGCAATTGACTACCTGACATGTAAATACACCATGGAAACAGGAAAGATTGTGGAGCAGGACTACTTTGAG ATGGCTTACAAATTCCTCCAGAAGCACCCGAAGGTCCTCGGCAGTAGAATCGCCATGTTGGGTCTCTCCCTGGGCACCAGTGTCATCCTGAAAATGGCTGTGCATTCTCAAATTATGAAG CTCAGCTGTGCCGTGTGTGTTAGTGGGAGTCATGTGCAGCCAATGGATGGATTCTTGAAGGAGATGGTGGATCGCTACAA AAACTGGGGGAGTGATCGCTTTACCAAAGATAATAAGGTGGTCTGGCGAGATCTCCTGCTGCCCATCCCCACTGACCTCTCCCTCAAAGTGGAT GTGGGAAAACTCCAGTGTCCACTGATGCTGATTGTTGGTGAGGATGATCAGAACTGGTGCCCCCATGAGTCTGCAATGGAT atGAAGGGGATGATGGAACGAGCAGGAAACAACCATCTACTGACTCTCTTGTCGTACCCAAACGCAGGTCACTTGATCGAACCACCATACATGCCTCATACCAGA GGATGGTTCTGTGGGGAGGACAGACCCTGGAACATTCTCGGGCTCAGGAGGACGCCTGGAGGAAACTGTTGGTCTTTCTGA
- the LOC106700092 gene encoding acyl-coenzyme A thioesterase 4-like isoform X1 → MDEKRCCVTLSVQPSRGLVDEKFVILVQNSFPSSLLTIYAHHQCEDGYSWHAFAHYTSDATGAVNVSEDCSTGGTYSGVEAMGLLWSLKPVPGSKPGLRMRKKNVQAPMVVTISVYSGHLTEGFEDQVPLAGVEVERWYMAPGVRRIPVTEDGLTATLFLPSGPGPFPGLLDLWGGGGQLVEYRAALLASHGIASMAIDYLTCKYTMETGKIVEQDYFEMAYKFLQKHPKVLGSRIAMLGLSLGTSVILKMAVHSQIMKLSCAVCVSGSHVQPMDGFLKEMVDRYKNWGSDRFTKDNKVVWRDLLLPIPTDLSLKVDVGKLQCPLMLIVGEDDQNWCPHESAMDMKGMMERAGNNHLLTLLSYPNAGHLIEPPYMPHTRVSNYRDVLSQQKRMVLWGGQTLEHSRAQEDAWRKLLVFLRKNLYSGVKSGSLSLSNL, encoded by the exons ATGGATGAGAAACGTTGTTGTGTGACGCTGTCAGTCCAGCCCTCCAGAGGACTTGTGGATGAGAAATTTGTTATACTGGTCCAGAACAGCTTTCCCAGTTCCCTGTTGACCATCTACGCCCACCATCAGTGTGAAGACGGCTACAGCTGGCACGCATTCGCCCACTACACTTCTGATGCCACTGGTGCTGTGAACG tttcGGAAGATTGCAGTACAGGTGGGACTTACTCCGGTGTTGAAGCTATGGGTCTACTATGGAGCCTCAAGCCAGTTCCAGGCAGCAAACCAGGACTCAG GATGAGGAAGAAGAATGTCCAGGCCCCCATGGTGGTCACCATATCTGTCTACAGCGGTCACCTGACAGAGGGCTTTGAGGATCAGGTCCCGCTGGCTGGTGTAGAAGTGGAGCGGTGGTACATGGCTCCTGGTGTCCGGAGGATCCCAGTCACAGAGGATGGACTCACTGCAACCCTCTTCCTGCCTTCAG GACCTGGACCTTTTCCTGGTCTCCTGGACCTGTGGGGCGGTGGAGGTCAGTTGGTGGAATACCGTGCAGCTTTGCTGGCCTCACATGGCATTGCCTCAATGGCAATTGACTACCTGACATGTAAATACACCATGGAAACAGGAAAGATTGTGGAGCAGGACTACTTTGAG ATGGCTTACAAATTCCTCCAGAAGCACCCGAAGGTCCTCGGCAGTAGAATCGCCATGTTGGGTCTCTCCCTGGGCACCAGTGTCATCCTGAAAATGGCTGTGCATTCTCAAATTATGAAG CTCAGCTGTGCCGTGTGTGTTAGTGGGAGTCATGTGCAGCCAATGGATGGATTCTTGAAGGAGATGGTGGATCGCTACAA AAACTGGGGGAGTGATCGCTTTACCAAAGATAATAAGGTGGTCTGGCGAGATCTCCTGCTGCCCATCCCCACTGACCTCTCCCTCAAAGTGGAT GTGGGAAAACTCCAGTGTCCACTGATGCTGATTGTTGGTGAGGATGATCAGAACTGGTGCCCCCATGAGTCTGCAATGGAT atGAAGGGGATGATGGAACGAGCAGGAAACAACCATCTACTGACTCTCTTGTCGTACCCAAACGCAGGTCACTTGATCGAACCACCATACATGCCTCATACCAGAGTGAGTAACTACAGAGATGTGCTGTCACAACAGAAAA GGATGGTTCTGTGGGGAGGACAGACCCTGGAACATTCTCGGGCTCAGGAGGACGCCTGGAGGAAACTGTTGGTCTTTCTGAGGAAGAATCTGTACAGCGGAGTGAAGAGTGGATCTTTGTCACTTTCCAACCTTTAA
- the ftsj1 gene encoding putative tRNA (cytidine(32)/guanosine(34)-2'-O)-methyltransferase, translated as MGRSSKDKRDIYYRLAKEEGWRARSAFKLLQLDHQFNLFSGVNRAVDLCAAPGSWSQALSRKLRDREEEVKIVAVDLQAMAPLPGVTQIQGDITKVSTAQEIIRHFEGQPANLVVCDGAPDVTGLHDVDEYIQAQLLLAALNITTHVLTPGGTFVAKIFRGKDVTLLYSQLKIFFSSVTCAKPRSSRNSSIEAFVVCQNYSPPEGYIPNMSNPLLDQSYDVDFNQLEGPNRVIVPFLACGDLSAFDSDRTYPLQLDASKEYEYIPPTQPPIRPPYEQACHFRKHNLLSREDAPPVSSTQSREEQEP; from the exons ATGGGGCGGTCCTCCAAAGACAAGCGGGACATATACTACCGTCTGGCTAAGGAAGAGGGCTGGAGGGCCAGGAGCGCTTtcaagctgctgcagctggaccaCCAGTTCAACCTGTTTTCAG GTGTGAACCGAGCCGTGGATCTGTGTGCAGCACCAGGCAGCTGGAGTCAGGCTCTCAGTCGCAAACTCAG agacagagaggaggaggtgaagatTGTTGCAGTGGACCTGCAGGCCATGGCTCCTCTTCCAGGAGTCACTCAGATACAGGGAGACATCACTAAG GTGTCCACAGCTCAAGAGATAATCCGTCACTTCGAGGGGCAGCCAGCCAACCTGGTGGTGTGTGATGGAGCTCCAGATG TAACTGGACTCCATGATGTGGATGAGTATATCCAGGCTCAGCTCCTATTAGCT gctcTGAACATCACCACTCACGTCCTGACACCTGGAGGAACTTTTGTAGCAAAG ATCTTTAGAGGTAAAGATGTAACTCTACTTTACTCTCAGCTGAAGATCTTCTTCAGCAGTGTGACTTGTGCCAAGCCTCGCAGCAGTAGAAACTCCAGCATTG AGGCCTTCGTGGTTTGCCAGAATTATTCTCCCCCAGAGGGTTATATCCCCAACATGTCCAACCCTCTGCTGGACCAGTCATATG ATGTGGACTTCAACCAGCTGGAAGGACCAAACCGTGTCATTGTTCCCTTCCTAGCATGTGGAGACCTTAGCGCCTTTGATTCGGACAGAACCTATCCCCTACAG CTTGATGCTAGTAAAGAGTATGAGTACATTCCCCCCACGCAGCCACCTATCCGGCCTCCATATGAGCAGGCTTGCCACTTTCGCAAACACAACTTGCTGTCCAGAGAGGATGCTCCTCCCGTCAGTTCCACCCAGAGCCGAGAAGAACAGGAACCATAA